In Mytilus edulis chromosome 7, xbMytEdul2.2, whole genome shotgun sequence, a single genomic region encodes these proteins:
- the LOC139482677 gene encoding uncharacterized protein, which yields MGNQPPKGKNPGGPVRGLEGLLKDAMRLAHVAVSDIYSYREGIKPAIDKITGDKEKVVQMEVDKKKIYEHAMARYIGKIRPMRTGMKPTHECPVITFTGEDENKFDVDGSGFRRQYYSIFFQECLRRLFEGSGRNQLPKHDLTKKDEFTALGIAIVEAILNGDCGFPYLNNAVFMSILGKSDDEIEQSLNITDIPLGDVWNTVKKIQDAKTESEMTEAISEDSANFLNFIGWPGGQLMTLKNKHSLLHYITKWFVIDQRLSEIEQLKKGLNYMGFLDTIRTNTWFEPLFVYSEQYSITANYVKQKLEPLLDKLPTKTDIQRKAQKQAKVCIDALDETQARLLFAFITGLYDPPIIEETFCVEFNTNQDMCYPTSYTCLNKLFLPLGNKDIDKFKESFWAALYDVQR from the exons ATGGGTAACCAACCACCAAAAGGGAAAAACCCCGGTGGTCCAGTTCGTGGACTAGAG GGTCTTTTAAAGGATGCTATGAGGTTAGCCCATGTTGCAGTATCAG ATATATATTCCTACCGAGAGGGTATTAAACCAGCAATCGACAAAATAACTGGAGACAAAGAAAAGGTTGTTCAAATGGAGGTcgacaaaaagaaaatttatgaACATGCAATGGCTCGTTACATTGGAAAGATTCGGCCCATGCGCACAGGAATGAAGCCTACGCACGAATGTCCTGTTATCACTTTCACCGGAGAAGACGAAAATAAGTTTGATGTGGACGGAAGCGGATTTCGGAGACAATATTATTCAATTTTCTTTCAAGAGTGCCTGAGAAGACTTTTTGAAGGTTCTGGTAGAAACCAGCTACCAAAACACGATTTAACGAAGAAAGACGAATTTACTGCCTTAGGTATTGCGATAGTTGAGGCCATTTTGAATGGAGACTGTGGATTCCCATACCTAAACAATGCTGTATTTATGTCAATTCTTGGCAAAAGTGATGATGAAATAGAACAAAGTCTGAACATTACTGACATACCCCTAGGTGATGTATGGAATACAGTTAAAAAG aTTCAAGATGCCAAAACAGAAAGTGAAATGACTGAAGCCATTTCCGAAGATAGTGCaaactttttgaattttattgGTTGGCCAGGAGGGCAATTAATGACG CTTAAAAACAAACATTCTTTGTTACATTATATTACAAAATGGTTTGTAATAGATCAAAGACTTTCAGAAATCGAACAGCTGAAAAAGGGTCTCAACTACATGGGGTTTCTGGACACTATCAGAACAAATACGTGGTTTGAACCGTTATTTGTGTATTCGGAGCAATATAGTATCACTGCCAATTATGTGAAGCAGAAATTAGAACCACTGCTAGACAAACTACCTACAAAAACAGATATACAAAGAAAAGCACAGAAACAAGCAAAAGTGTGCATTGATGCGCTTGATG aaaccCAAGCACGACTGTTGTTTGCATTCATTACGGGACTTTATGATCCTCCAATCATAGAAGAAACATTCTGTGTAGAATTCAACACAAATCAGGATATGTGTTATCCAACAAGTTACACATGCTTAAATAAACTTTTCCTTCCATTGGGTAATAAAGACATTGACAAATTCAAAGAATCTTTCTGGGCAGCACTGTATGACGTTCAAAGATAA
- the LOC139482873 gene encoding uncharacterized protein — translation MSYFYCTKEEESTMKVHALLCFCLFIVQERLARANAICEVPKAGNETLASIPPILGSVDSNNLGDYPKPMIRRFIRKHNLKKDIMEAESRLAFCIPREVKFQISDLPPMLIADQTCSPFDTQVSIPDRVLIDGLKCWILEAWRKVKRCSYVQCNSGREDCQVPPSDT, via the exons ATGTCATATTTCTATTGCACCAAAGAAGAAGAAAGTACAATGAAG gtACATGCATTGCTATGCTTTTGTCTATTTATTGTACAGGAAAGACTTGCAAGGGCAAATGCAATCTGCGAAGTGCCTAAAGCAGGGAATGAAACATTGGCCTCTATTCCGCCAATATTAGGTTCGGTGGACTCAAATAACCTCGGTGATTATCCAAA gCCTATGATTAGAAGATTTATAAGGAAGCACAAcctaaagaaagatattatggaAGCCGAATCAAGACTGGCGTTTTGTATTCC AAGAgaagtaaaatttcaaatttctgaTCTGCCTCCAATGCTGATAGCAGACCAAACATGCTCTCCATTTGAcacacaagtttccataccagaTAGAGTTTTAATTGATGGCCTTAAATGTTGGATTTTGGAAGCTTGGCGCAAAGTTAAGAGATGTAGCTATGTGCAATGCAACTC GGGTAGGGAAGACTGTCAGGTACCACCATCAGATACCTGA